GTTAATCGATGTATCACAATAAACGGTCATATCTTCGGTTCCTTCcagtaataccaacaccggagcatGACTTAGCTTATGCTTTAACAATTAAAAGGCTACTTCTTGGTCATTACCCCAATCGAACTTTACATTCTTTCATGTCAACTTTGTCaacggagaagcaattttagagaaatcttgaataaaccatCGATAATAACAGGCTAATCCAAGAAAACTGCGAatctccgtaggtgtagtcggtcgatCCCATTTTTCGATCGCTTCGGTTTTCTCTGGATCAACTTGTATACCCTTCTcgttcacgatatggccaaggaattgcacttcccttaaccaaaactcgcactttaaaaatttagcatataacttctcTCTACGCAACGTCTCTAAAACTTCCTTCAAGTGTTGCCCGTGTTCTTTCATACCCTTTAAATAGACAaggatatcatcaataaacacaatcaccgATTTGTCTAACATGGGACGACATattcgattcataaggtccatgaatgccgcgggcgcattcgtaagaccaaaaggcatcacaacgaactcaaaatgcccataccgaGTTCTAAACGCCGTCTTCGAAATATCATCTTTATGGATTCTTAATTGATGGTACcccgacctcaaatcaatcttcgaaaaaTATttagcaccttgaagttgatcaaataggtcgtcaatTCTTGGTAAAGCATAACGGTTCTTTATTGTAACTTTGTTCAATTCtctataatcaatgcacattctcatGCTACCATCATTCTTCTTTATAAATAGTACCGGTGCTCCCCACGGTGAATTACTTAGACGAATGAACCCTTTATCCAATAATTCTTGAAGTTGACTCATTAGTTCTTGCATTTCAGTTGGCGCTAAGCGATAGGGAGTCttagcaataggtgcagcacccgaAATCAACtctatgcgaaattctacttgtctttcaggAGGAACACCCGGAAGATCATCCGGAAACACATCTTTATAGTCCCTAACTACCGGGAGATCTTCGATAAACTTTGATTCTTTTCGAGAGTCAACAACATGAGCAAAAAAAGCTGCACAACCACTAGACACAAGACGACGTGCACGAGCATAAGTGCATATAGAAGCGGGCCGTCGCTGTCCTTCTCCTTGAATAATTACTTCTtccccacttggggttttcaccCGGATAATCTTTTCATCACACACGATATTAGCTCCATATCGACTGAGCCAATCCATTCCTATGATCACATCAAACTCACCCATAGTCATGGGGATTAGGTCAACTGTAACCAACTTAGaataaatatcaatattacaaTTTTTGTATACGCCTACTACTAACTTACGTTTATCATCCGCTATTTCTACTTCTAGTGGAGATTTAAGGCTTAGCAATGACTTATTTAAACAAGGAGCAAACCTAATAGCAACAAATGAGTGGTctgctccagaatcaaataacactttAGCAGGTTTGGAATTTACAAGAAAGGTACCTGCTACTACTTCTGATGACCTTCGAGCTTCATCCACAGTCATTTGAAAAGACCTACTCTTTGGCGTACCCGCCGACTTTTCTAACCTTCTTATCACCTCCTTCCGTTGCTCTTCCTTTCTCTCGGACTCGGATAACTTAGGACAATAGGCCTTTCGATGCCCTTCATCATGACAATTGAAACAAATAGTAGCTTTAGGAATAGTAGACTTACAATCCCTTGAAATGTGGCCCGGTTTACCACGTGTGAAACACACTTGACCTAGGTTACCACCTCCGCCTTTCCTCCCTTCATTACCTTTTGTCTTTTTATTAGACGAACCACTTTGTTCAAACTTCCTCTTCGAGTTGAAATTTTCCTTCTTATACGTTATCGCACCCTTCTTAACAAGTTCATTTTCAACATCCCTCGCGGCATCAAACAAATCAGGGAAAGAACGAAATTGAGATATAATTAGCCTCTCTCTAATCTCTTCACGCAATAAACCATGAAACAATCTACATTTCCCCATTTCATCATTAATATACTCATAATTGAATTGAAGTCGATCTATAAAGTGAACTCGAAATGTATTCAAGTCCATGCTCCCTTGATGAGTATTTTGGAGTTCAGACTTCAATCGTCCCACTTCGGCCTCTGATCGGAAATTTTTGAAAAATTCACGCTTGAATTCTCCCCAAGTCAACCTCTCCGCGTAGTCATTCCCTTGTATCACAAGAAGATCATCCCACCATCTTTGAGCAACACCCCTTAACATACACACTCTAAACGTAGTTTTCAAGTCCTCAGGACATCGTGTTATCCTAAAGCAACCCTCAATATCAGAAATCCATCGAGTGTTCTTGATGGGATTGAGGTCTCCCTCATAAGTGGGTGGATTGCTAAGTTTGAAGTCTTTTAAGCCATAAGGCCTTGAAGTAACAATCTCATGATTCACAGTTTGCCTCCCTTCTGCCCTTAAATTACCTGCTTCATTTAAAAGTTGGGGCATTCACTTATCGAATTCCTCTTTAATCATCGAGGCGATAGAAGAGTGGATAGCCTCTTCTATAGTTCCCTTAATTTGCTTGTGATGAACGGGGAGAAATTATGGAGAGCCAACCCTATTTGGGTCTTTAAGTCATTATCGTCATCGGAATAAACCGTCTCATAGCTAGGGCTATGTACACGTTCCGTATCTTGAAGGGTTTGGCTTCCCTCATCATTATGGGTCGAGCCACGATTCTCTTCATTCGTTGCCATACTGAAAATTGAAAACTAATTAGTTGTCGGTAATTCTCATAACCTCTACACATATGCAATCCTCCTAGTTATGCCATGTCCCTTCGTTCGGTACCCGACATATCATGTTTGTGTGACAAGTGCAGGATTGTAATAGTGGTGATCAGGCACTATTACAAGCACACACTTTATCACCTTCGCACAATATATAAAGTACTTTACATGAAGTTGGATGATATTCACGTAATTAAACAAATTTACACACACAAGCTCATATAAACAAGTATCACAAGGCATGTCATCACTTTGCATTCGGTCCCACATATATTGCACATAACAGTTAAATTGCCTACGGTTTAAGTCTAGGAAACCTATTCTACCATAAGCTCCTAGATCCCTTAAACAACGCtccgataccacatgaaacgacctcgACTCATAACCAAAAAAcgacaaacttttttttttttagatcccaCTATGGGATCCCATCATCCCACTATGGGATCAGGTTCTGATCAAATTTCTTAAAAATCACCTTTGATCCCATTCCAGGATCTTTTAATCCCATTCCGggatcatgaaaggacccgttcatatacattataaacgattcacaatagttgattacattgcgaggtatttgacctctatatgatacattttacaaacattgcattcatttttaaaagacaaactttctttacagcgaaaattgacagacatgcataccatttcataatatccactatgcaattataaattgatttaataataatctttgatgaactcaatgactcgaatgcaacgttcttcgaaatatgctatgaaagactccaagtaatatctttaaaatgagcaaatgcacagcggaagatttctttaacacctgagaataaacatgctttaaagtgtcaaccaaaaggttggtgagttcattagtttatcataatcatttatttccatcattttaatagaccacaagaatttcatttccatttctcataaatatacgtcccatgcatagagacaaaaataatcattcatatggtgaacacctggtaaccgacattaactagatacatataagaatatcccctatcattccgggatcctccttcggacatgatataaatttcgaagtaccaaagcatccggtactttggatggggtttgttaggcccaatagatctatctttaggattcgcgtcaattagggtgtctgttccctaattcttagattaccagactttaataaaaaggagcatattcgatttcgataattcaaccatagaatgtagtttcaattacttgtgtctatatcgtcaaacatttataaagcagcgcatgtattctcagtctcaaaaatatatattgcaaaagaatttaaaaagggagcaaatgaaactcaccatactgtatttcgtagtaaaaatacatataacatcattgaataagtgcaaggttggcctcggattcacgaacctaaattaattatatatatttatgtgttggtcaatatttgtctaacaaattaggtcaagtcatagtgtaccacaattctaatgctcgagactaatatgcaaaagtcaacaaaagtaaatttgactcaaaataatttccaaaaatctatacatgattaatatatagttaaatatcatcgttttatatttttaaatatttttaaaagatttattagagtaaataatataatttatttattaataaataaaattttatattaaatttatataataaaatatacttttatatatattaattaataaaatttatagggttcatttaatatcataaagataatatgataggtattattaaagtaagttattacacgtagtaaaatatgtttgtattacatatttatttgataaaataatatctataatgatagtaagtaaaagttgtattattttgtaataataattattattataaaaatatcaatatttataattattaagatgacattatgataaaacgataattctaattatgataactttaatatttacgataatttttaatattatctttaaaataataattctatttaaaataataataataataataataataatgatattttatagtaacaatgacatttctattaaaatgataatttttgttaaaatgatagttctactactaacgatacttttaataataatagtaatgataaaaataataagaacgataattttatctaaatcaatatcttataatattttaatttcatcatgatactcttactcattatttcctaatcgtttcgtttaatagcttttaatcgtcttttatatcgtgttcataataatgataataatagtaatcaaaataattaggtgttacaaatatttgttttaattacactaatattaataatgatagttactataacattattaacgataatactaataattatcttaatgataatatagtaatagtaataataataataacaataacaataaccatttttaaataatgatatatatattaataatgataataataataataataataataataataataataataataataataataataataataataataataataataataattataactttaacgatagtaataataaaaaaaataacaatttttaatgataaatcccttttattgataaagataataataatgataataataagataaaactagaacgacaataaaaatgacgataataataatcatttttaataaaaatatcgaaaattcaattgattataacttctaatccgttcatcgaaaccattcgatatctaaaggaaaagttcttttttttcgctagctttccaaggacatgcatatcttataccttatctcaaccgcaagtgtaactaattcaagattcaacctaacctgtctaagggcaatatcaaaagtacaagcatgcataatcctaaatactcgagcactagtcagggatacactattagtatgtaaaagttaaattatgagtactcatgtatcaatattgagattcaatattgcaggaaaggtacgtagatgcaacggaaatgataaacactatattgacctcacgagcatacccatgaaccatactcaatcacctccatagctataacccataatttccttaatcctatcctactcgaaaaacaatttcgaaatcacttggacaacactccgtcgtaatattttatgtatactaataatatcttgaaataatacggagtaaatatatatatgtaaatcgattgagagagtttagagaaaaatattttcaagtttctatgaaataatgaaacctattgaattctatttataatagatttttgaattattaaagtgaattattaaagtatgaattattaaagtgaattattaaagtatgaattattaaagtaaattattaaagtatgaattattaaagtgaattattaaagtatgaattattaaagtgaattattaaagtatgaattattaaagtgaattattaaagttaaagtaaagtaaaaataaagtgaaggtaaagtttaagtatagtaaaagtataaaactatgtacgtataatacgcgtataaatatatataatattaatttaaatcgttatatatatttaataaaataaaatataaatatcgttatctttatcatactagttaagtaatgagttgtcaaaagtggttctagatatttataaaagttatatacgttttaataataaagttctttttaaactgaaaacgattttgtacgtttgaaactaaatagatcaatcgaatctttatgagattcaatcttccactatcctttgtctagttctcaatgattgacaatttgttcttatttataaatcactttaccaatttccgaattttgttaaaatggaaatatttctcaaatcaacgtgggcctttcaacagagacttgtaatcataattcaatatatctgataattcaattatttgatcttatcttctaattccattgataaacattttgaaacagatacaatcatataaagtatttaatctaatattttgtttacgtttcaagttataatatatatacacatatacatatataatcatattcgtttaatgattcgtgaatcgttggaacttggttgaagttgaatgaatgtatgaacatagtttaaaattcttgaaatttaacttaacaaatattgtttatcgtgtcggaaacatataaagattaaagtttaaatttggttggaaattttcgggttgtcacagtacctacccgttaaagaaatttcgtcccgaaatttgagtggaaaggttgtgaatgataataagtatgttttcatgatgcatacgggctgaaaattagagtttatccttagcgaataatttggataaacaatccatttatatgaagagtacgaatgaagctaacatagaagagtgaaatgagtaagtgtagattcatcttatcatttgacgtagatatgattgattaccagatttcaagggatttgaagaaaatcttcttaataagatttgactctccggtaatcaagggaattaggatccgctttaaatgcgatcgtccattttaattgttctgtcagaaattttcttataaattcacctccttcgtttccttacaactcataccttctgttgatgcattttatgcaagtccctagacatctacccatgtccattgcaggtacaacagtttacaggccaccatgattgctcgttattatcatattcgtgtttgtatgtggttacaggaactgcaggaacgagatttagatgttttactatgttagacttagtcagatgtacgagtgaagcctcactagtacggctgacaggctcatacgcacggttgatgttgagctaagtcacaattacaacctaaatgagaagacacaagtgagtgatcacccgtacggctgatgaagctaactcgtacgtgtgatgaatgaattgtatgggtgagtcaacagcaggggtatataaagtcttatgttcttcattttaggttaagcctctcatttgttacacacactcagatctagtgagcttctccgattctctctcagtccaaatcacccaggtggtgaataatagctctaggtattgatctaatcaaacttgatttagttatggtttgactaaattaatcaaaaaaaacttaacctattcactagagggtttgattcacttattccgccattgtgtgagttaaatctattgatttctaagttcctagtcatgtttcatcaccttctattctttccccctcaactcatattttaaagtattcatcaatatgctccatccagttctgattctcgatatacttctaactttcatatcggtcattcttctttttcatctaacaccggaagaatctatttacttctactatactcttgggtttatagtgtttctagttctcccgtgtctttatattgctatatgcatcgatatatatggtttataatttctggtttgtcgttggactttatatgttcccttatatttcaaagtctctgcttctgtcttctataatcattatcattcacagttaatgctctcttttatttgctgcaatttataccccaatttctatttcggagttttgtcctttcgtttcttcttcttgcgattaagcaccgcttgtaatggtccagaattcacagatatgaatttcggaatgaacattgttaatgttctgggaaggaaattgtgatgccatgatcttgacttgtcaaattactagaataccttggaaaagaccgaatcatcaagaaatattttcttgatattttagaggttaaatagaatacaagagtcgtataacatggcacatgatgatgttatgatctgtgaatcatcacattccatttagaaactcagcatgacttactgtaatataatcacattgatcaagtgtcattatattatactaattcatgcttcagttcccaacactacttcaaaatattcctattttaaacttgaatgtttcagaatttagaaactaaaatagtttcttttatgatgtaatacagatagcgcgaagaggtaaatgatttcaaataagaaaaatcaagaaaatatcttcagaaatatggaggatatttataatgaaagatatgatgatattttagaatttctaatatcagaggatgatgaagaatattgtccgcaggggtttagagtcaggagcaaggtattcgttaatgacttcagtaggtactgaatcatttggatcctttgaagtcaggttcagtctttgtaatttgtccatagcctccttcctactttgctcaatccgttttccagttccaaaacttctctttttctgcgctttgccagcacacttcatcattatcatcaagcttttatcgtttaaagtcgtttatagtttttactgcttcatcaacattttttccattttcggagaaccaattcgtagttcggagtatttttcagaaacttcacattcaaattaagtccagaagatagacgttatatatacacatataactgttggcgtagacatgctgcgagatttcaaaatactgattgctaattcccattgattcgtatggcaattctcattacaagatgcgaatgagtaaatgatggggtttcaatgaataattataatgactttttggagaggctaaagtcaaagggtaatgaagtcaaagggagcaaatgaaactcaccatactgtatttcgtagtaacaatacatataacgtcattgaacaagtgcaagattggccttggattcacgaacctaaattaattatatatatttatgtgttggtcaatatttgtctaacaaattaggtcaagtcatagtgtaccacaattctaatgctcgagactaatatgcaaaagtcaacaaaagtaaatttgactcaaaataatttccaaaaatctatacatgattaatatatagtttaaatatcgtcgttttatatttttaaatatttttaaaagatttattagagtaaataatataatttatttattaataaataaaattttatattaaatttatataataaaatatacttttatatatattaagtaataaaatttatagggttcatttaatatcataaagataatatgataggtattattaaagtaagttattacacgtaggaaaatatgtttgtattacatatttataggAATATCGAGTTTAGGGAAAACATATTCATGATGATTTTGTTCTACCACCATCAATAAGGTCTTCCGAGGAAGACCGAACCTTAGCATCATCCTTATACACGCTTCTTTTATCAACATAATCGGAATCTTTATATGTCATATAATCAGGACTAATCAGATCATGAGTACCTTCCGATTCTACACGTTCACCATGATCAACATGTTCATCCTTGTCAATTGATTCAACCGGAGCACCATGATCAATATTATCACCCTTCTTACTAACTGATTCAACAGGCATACCATGATCAATATGTATGCCCTAAGCTTGTACTTGAACCCCTTGTATATCTTGACGTTGAACATCCGAGATAGATTCTTCACCATCGCTgccaattatacgattacatagtACCCTGGATGCTGTTTGCGAAACTTTATTCTTAGTATTCC
This window of the Rutidosis leptorrhynchoides isolate AG116_Rl617_1_P2 chromosome 7, CSIRO_AGI_Rlap_v1, whole genome shotgun sequence genome carries:
- the LOC139859464 gene encoding uncharacterized protein, producing the protein MPQLLNEAGNLRAEGRQTVNHEIVTSRPYGLKDFKLSNPPTYEGDLNPIKNTRWISDIEGCFRITRCPEDLKTTFRVCMLRGVAQRWWDDLLVIQGNDYAERLTWGEFKREFFKNFRSEAEVGRLKSELQNTHQGSMDLNTFRVHFIDRLQFNYEYINDEMGKCRLFHGLLREEIRERLIISQFRSFPDLFDAARDVENELVKKGAITYKKENFNSKRKFEQSGSSNKKTKGNEGRKGGGGNLGQVCFTRGKPGHISRDCKSTIPKATICFNCHDEGHRKAYCPKLSESERKEEQRKEVIRRLEKSAGTPKSRSFQMTVDEARRSSEVVAGTFLVNSKPAKVLFDSGADHSFVAIRFAPCLNKSLLSLKSPLEVEIADDKRKLVVGVYKNCNIDIYSKLVTVDLIPMTMGEFDVIIGMDWLSRYGANIVCDEKIIRVKTPSGEEVIIQGEGQRRPASICTYARARRLVSSGCAAFFAHVVDSRKESKFIEDLPVVRDYKDVFPDDLPGVPPERQVEFRIELISGAAPIAKTPYRLAPTEMQELMSQLQELLDKGFIRLSNSPWGAPVLFIKKNDGSMRMCIDYRELNKVTIKNRYALPRIDDLFDQLQGTEDMTVYCDTSINGLGCVLMQKGSVIAYASRQLKEHEKNYPIHDLELAAVVHAFKIWRHYLYGIKCTIYTDHKSLKYLFYQRDLNNRQRRWLDLLKDYDCEILYHPGKANVVADALSRKNQYPGIRVESLRMVITNEFLKKLGEIQVEAFVHNKHEEQIKGQIESIKLGPHGLLSFNGRVWVPKMGEYR